In Alistipes ihumii AP11, a genomic segment contains:
- a CDS encoding phosphodiester glycosidase family protein, with translation MKLFKALLIFWLSATAAAASAQRAEDSLAITDGPWKVLIDENGILCKKLQTRVFDTLQRISVVEVDPSLYYPLLVQDTLIEKTSQMGVKNNGVAAINGGYFKTKTTRAEAADLIKINGKYPRQSHTAGSTGALGIDSLGLLHFAYVPSTDPEWFDRFPSVLVAGPMLIENGRTIVGNSSRDRHPRSCIGVKKDGTVVLLTVDGRKEKAAGMSFQELAYVAHLLGLEQAVNLDGGGSSTLWTKSRNLVNVPSDKVLIFRSERPVANGIVIRRR, from the coding sequence ATGAAATTATTCAAGGCGCTTCTTATTTTCTGGCTGTCCGCAACGGCTGCGGCGGCCTCGGCCCAAAGAGCCGAAGACTCTTTGGCCATTACGGACGGCCCGTGGAAGGTGCTGATCGACGAAAACGGCATCCTGTGCAAAAAGCTTCAGACGCGCGTTTTCGACACGCTGCAGCGGATTTCCGTCGTGGAAGTCGATCCGAGTCTTTATTATCCGCTTCTGGTACAGGATACCCTGATCGAAAAAACCTCTCAGATGGGCGTCAAGAACAACGGGGTCGCCGCGATCAACGGCGGATACTTCAAAACGAAAACTACCCGGGCCGAAGCCGCAGATCTGATCAAGATCAACGGGAAATATCCCCGCCAGAGCCATACGGCCGGCAGCACGGGCGCCTTGGGCATCGACTCGCTGGGCCTGCTTCATTTCGCTTACGTACCGTCGACCGACCCGGAATGGTTCGACCGCTTTCCCAGCGTTCTGGTCGCCGGCCCCATGCTGATCGAGAACGGACGAACGATCGTCGGAAACTCGTCCCGCGACAGGCATCCCCGCTCCTGCATCGGCGTTAAGAAAGACGGCACGGTCGTTTTGCTGACCGTGGACGGACGCAAGGAGAAAGCCGCCGGCATGAGCTTCCAAGAACTGGCGTACGTCGCACATCTGCTCGGCCTCGAACAGGCCGTCAATCTGGACGGAGGCGGATCGTCGACGCTATGGACTAAGTCGAGGAACCTCGTCAACGTACCGTCGGACAAGGTGCTCATATTCCGCAGCGAGCGGCCCGTCGCCAACGGAATCGTCATCCGGCGCAGATAG
- a CDS encoding YeiH family protein, whose translation MTRFFSRFRNEDWMATLIGLALTVLILALPSFVPRFPASLATPGAWVALGGMFLLTLAGSMLGMIPLGIAVRRFVVAFVAVFALAALAQTVSAWNPVKTLGLESVFFSVLFGLLIRNTVGLPRWLEPAVRSEYYIKIGLVLLGTSVLFGEIMKAGFFGIAQSVVVVFSVWYFTFWLASRMKLDKEMGVMLASAVSICGVSAAIATCGAIKGDSRKLSFVVSLVLVVAVPMMYLMPWLARSLGLSQEVAGAWMGGTIDTTGAVVASGKFLGDVAETYSVIVKSSQNVLLGVAAFAISIYWSLRGTNQAERPTARVLWDRFPKFVIGFVLTSLLFSFCLEPARAKELGALAKGVREALFSVAFVCIGLETDFKILLGRENRRSVSTFLIAQSFNIVVTLVMALLLFSWLAG comes from the coding sequence ATGACACGTTTTTTCTCCCGATTTCGCAACGAGGACTGGATGGCCACGCTGATCGGTTTGGCTCTGACCGTTCTGATCCTCGCGCTGCCGTCGTTCGTTCCCCGTTTCCCCGCCTCTTTGGCTACGCCCGGCGCATGGGTTGCCTTGGGCGGCATGTTTCTGCTGACGCTGGCAGGTTCGATGCTCGGTATGATTCCCTTGGGCATAGCCGTCAGGCGATTCGTCGTTGCTTTCGTGGCCGTATTCGCTCTGGCTGCCTTGGCCCAGACGGTTTCGGCTTGGAACCCCGTCAAGACATTGGGGCTCGAGTCGGTTTTCTTTTCCGTCCTGTTCGGTCTGCTGATCCGCAATACGGTCGGTCTGCCCCGCTGGCTCGAACCGGCCGTGCGCAGCGAATATTACATCAAGATCGGACTGGTACTGCTTGGCACTTCCGTGCTGTTCGGCGAGATCATGAAAGCCGGCTTTTTCGGGATCGCCCAAAGCGTCGTAGTGGTTTTCTCGGTTTGGTACTTCACGTTCTGGCTGGCTTCCAGAATGAAGCTGGACAAGGAGATGGGCGTCATGCTGGCCAGCGCGGTGTCGATCTGCGGCGTTTCGGCCGCCATCGCCACCTGCGGGGCGATCAAGGGCGACTCGCGGAAACTGTCGTTCGTCGTTTCGCTCGTGCTGGTCGTGGCCGTGCCGATGATGTACCTGATGCCCTGGCTGGCGCGTTCGCTCGGCCTGTCGCAGGAGGTGGCCGGAGCATGGATGGGCGGTACGATCGATACGACCGGCGCCGTCGTCGCCTCGGGCAAGTTCTTGGGCGATGTGGCCGAAACGTACAGCGTGATCGTCAAGTCCTCGCAGAACGTGCTGCTCGGCGTGGCGGCTTTCGCCATATCGATCTACTGGTCGCTCAGGGGGACCAATCAGGCCGAGCGGCCTACCGCGCGCGTGCTGTGGGACCGTTTCCCGAAGTTCGTGATCGGATTCGTGCTGACCTCGCTTCTGTTCAGTTTCTGTCTGGAGCCGGCGCGCGCCAAAGAGCTGGGCGCTTTGGCCAAGGGCGTGCGCGAGGCGCTGTTCTCCGTCGCTTTCGTCTGCATCGGGCTGGAGACCGATTTCAAGATTCTGCTGGGCCGCGAGAACCGTCGGAGCGTTTCGACTTTCCTGATAGCCCAGAGCTTCAATATCGTCGTGACGCTTGTCATGGCTCTGTTGCTTTTCAGCTGGCTGGCCGGGTAG
- a CDS encoding metallophosphoesterase, which produces MLTYFILALAVLSVSLDWLLFRRLARKYPARRALRRTYLTASITIDAVIVVALALYRRTSEAESEQYMRLIMWVIWLFFASIVPKIVYAALAWIDYPVSRLRKRPSRIFSRIGLAAAALTLSVLIWGATFGRTHIDVHRIALRSDKLPAAFDGYRIALFTDLHTGTQPRNRRLIRRMVTLINREHPDMVVNAGDLVNIDSHELDDRVMSILSTLHGRDGVYSVLGNHDLGFYMRPKENFTPRQSVEELLAKQRAMGWKPLVNESAPIRRGADSILVTGVNFPETGTNHGRDTGMAGCDMQEVFRNVPPDTYNLLLAHTPEQWDEARSAGDPDLTLSGHVHAMQFKLTLGPWSWSPAKFLYERWSGLYSENGKHLYINDGMGYVMYPMRIGTNPSITVITLESEKRR; this is translated from the coding sequence ATGCTCACGTATTTCATCCTTGCGCTGGCCGTCCTATCCGTCTCGCTCGACTGGCTGCTGTTCCGTCGGCTGGCCCGAAAGTACCCTGCCCGCCGAGCGCTCCGGCGAACGTATCTCACCGCATCGATCACGATCGATGCGGTGATCGTCGTCGCATTGGCGCTCTACCGCCGCACCTCGGAGGCCGAGTCGGAACAGTACATGCGGCTGATCATGTGGGTCATCTGGCTCTTCTTCGCGAGCATCGTTCCCAAGATCGTCTACGCCGCCCTGGCATGGATCGACTATCCGGTTTCCCGGTTGCGCAAGCGTCCCTCGCGTATCTTTTCGCGCATCGGACTAGCTGCCGCAGCCCTGACGCTGTCCGTCCTGATCTGGGGCGCTACTTTCGGCCGCACGCACATAGACGTCCACCGGATCGCATTGCGCTCGGACAAGCTCCCCGCCGCTTTCGACGGCTACCGCATCGCCCTGTTCACCGACCTGCACACCGGAACGCAACCCCGGAACCGCCGCCTGATCCGGCGGATGGTCACCCTGATCAACCGCGAACATCCCGATATGGTCGTCAACGCGGGCGATCTGGTCAACATCGATTCGCACGAGCTGGACGACCGGGTGATGAGCATACTCTCGACCTTGCACGGCCGGGACGGGGTCTATTCGGTTCTCGGCAACCACGACCTGGGTTTCTACATGCGGCCGAAAGAAAATTTCACGCCCCGCCAAAGCGTAGAAGAACTGCTCGCCAAGCAGCGGGCGATGGGATGGAAACCTTTGGTCAACGAATCGGCTCCGATCCGCCGGGGAGCGGATAGCATTCTGGTAACGGGCGTCAACTTTCCTGAAACCGGAACCAATCACGGACGCGACACGGGCATGGCCGGATGCGACATGCAGGAAGTATTCCGGAACGTTCCCCCCGACACATACAACCTGTTGCTCGCCCACACGCCCGAGCAATGGGACGAAGCGCGCTCGGCCGGAGACCCCGATCTGACCCTCTCGGGCCATGTGCACGCCATGCAGTTCAAGCTGACGCTCGGCCCGTGGAGCTGGTCGCCCGCCAAATTCCTCTACGAACGCTGGAGCGGACTGTACTCGGAAAACGGCAAACACCTGTACATTAACGACGGAATGGGATACGTGATGTACCCGATGCGCATCGGGACGAACCCTTCGATCACGGTCATCACGCTGGAATCGGAGAAAAGACGGTAA
- a CDS encoding DMT family transporter, which translates to MAWFYLILGGFFEMGWTVGLKLSQSMQPRWLYIAMAVLSMSLSLFLLYLAQRTIAIGTSYVVWTGIGAVSTLLIGILFFGDSAGLWRLFSAALIIGGVVGLKLTA; encoded by the coding sequence ATGGCGTGGTTTTATCTGATTTTAGGCGGCTTTTTCGAAATGGGCTGGACGGTGGGACTGAAACTTTCCCAGTCCATGCAGCCTCGGTGGCTTTATATCGCGATGGCCGTGCTGTCGATGAGCCTGAGTCTGTTTCTGCTCTATCTGGCCCAGCGAACGATCGCCATAGGTACTTCCTATGTGGTCTGGACCGGGATCGGTGCCGTTTCGACGCTGCTCATAGGCATTCTTTTTTTCGGGGACTCGGCCGGCTTGTGGCGTCTTTTCTCGGCCGCGTTGATTATCGGCGGCGTAGTCGGGCTGAAGTTGACGGCCTGA
- a CDS encoding efflux RND transporter periplasmic adaptor subunit, with translation MNRLLIISILSAALMTSCGHSGPDGQGSSREAEARDHGTELHDHESEGHDHASENHTGHDHEEKEHDHAGEIAFTKEQAARTDFELLTVEPAPFRDVIETSGRILAAQGDEAAVAAPVSGIVSFADKKLSDGAAVSRGETLFTISSKEIAEGDYEQRIRSAYTQAETAFRRAEKLIGDRIITQTEYEQARLAYENAKTAYDALASKSSAKGTRATAPIGGFIKSLSVGEGDYVTVGQSLATVSQNRKLVLRAEVSQKYAGRLRAVTSANFETPYDGRVYSLAEMGGRLLSVGKGSDGTSAYIPVTFEFNNGGEVIPGSFVEVFLLSAPRPETLAVPLSAVTEDQGVYSVFVQLDPETYVKREVKLGASDGTRVQILEGLSPGETIVSRGVAQVKMASFSGAIPGHTHSH, from the coding sequence ATGAACAGATTACTAATAATCAGCATACTGTCCGCAGCACTCATGACGAGTTGCGGACACTCCGGCCCGGACGGACAGGGGAGCTCCCGCGAGGCCGAAGCGCGCGACCACGGAACCGAGCTCCACGATCACGAATCGGAAGGGCACGATCATGCCAGCGAGAATCACACGGGCCACGACCACGAGGAAAAGGAGCACGATCATGCCGGCGAAATCGCGTTTACGAAAGAACAGGCCGCGCGTACCGATTTCGAGCTGCTGACCGTCGAGCCCGCCCCGTTCCGCGACGTGATCGAGACAAGCGGCCGGATTCTGGCAGCGCAAGGCGACGAGGCCGCCGTAGCGGCGCCCGTCAGCGGCATCGTCTCGTTCGCGGACAAGAAACTCTCGGACGGAGCGGCCGTATCCCGGGGCGAAACCCTTTTCACCATCTCGTCGAAGGAAATCGCCGAAGGCGATTACGAGCAACGCATCCGCTCGGCATACACGCAGGCAGAAACCGCTTTCCGGCGAGCCGAAAAGCTGATCGGCGACCGAATCATCACGCAGACCGAATACGAGCAAGCCCGGCTGGCATACGAAAACGCCAAGACGGCTTACGATGCGCTCGCAAGCAAATCGTCGGCCAAGGGAACCCGCGCCACGGCCCCCATCGGCGGCTTCATCAAGAGCCTGTCGGTCGGCGAAGGAGACTACGTCACGGTAGGCCAATCGCTTGCAACCGTTTCGCAAAACCGCAAGCTCGTACTGAGAGCGGAAGTGTCGCAGAAATACGCAGGCAGACTGCGCGCCGTGACGAGCGCCAATTTCGAAACGCCTTACGACGGCCGCGTCTATTCGCTCGCCGAGATGGGCGGACGGCTGCTGTCGGTCGGCAAGGGCTCGGACGGGACGTCGGCCTACATTCCCGTCACGTTCGAGTTCAACAACGGCGGAGAGGTGATCCCCGGCTCTTTCGTCGAGGTCTTTCTGCTCTCGGCGCCCCGGCCCGAAACGCTGGCCGTTCCGCTCAGCGCCGTAACGGAGGACCAGGGCGTCTACTCGGTTTTCGTGCAGCTCGATCCGGAAACATACGTCAAAAGGGAAGTCAAGCTGGGCGCGTCCGACGGCACCCGGGTGCAAATCCTCGAAGGCCTCTCGCCCGGCGAGACGATCGTCAGCCGGGGAGT